The genomic interval AGACACGGGGAATTCAATTCAAAATTCAAAATTCAAAATTCAAAATTCTCCCACCTCCCTTCCTCCCGTTTCCATCCTCGTTCCCGTCTGTGGCATTGATGCTGGAGCCTGGGAAAACTGGTCTTCGCTCTGTACCCAGAACTACCCGGACTTCGAAGTGTTATTTGGCGTAACCGATCCCAAAGATCCATCAATTCCAGTTCTGAAGCAACTGGTCGCCAAATTTCCGGAACGGGTTTACCTTTTCTCCGGCTTAGAGCCTCGTGGCATTAATTATAAGGACAGCAATTTGAGCTATCTCCTGGAAAAAGCTAAACATGAGGTAATTATTTTTGCCGATAGCGATATCCGGGTTCATCCCAACTACATTCAAACCGTGACCGTTCCTTTAGCGGAGTCCAAAGTTGGTCTGGTCACCTGTGCGTTTATTGGCTATAACCCAAAAGAATTGGGGGCTGCGATCGCCTCGATGGGGCGTTGCTTTGACTTCATTCCCAGCTTACTGATTGCCCGGGTTCTGGATGGGGGGTTGCGGTGTGCCGTAGGGGCGACGATCGCTACGCGTCGATCTACCCTGGAGCAGTACGGAGGCTTACACCTGAATCGGATTGGCTCTGACTACAACCTGGGGAAACGGGCAGCCGCAGCCGGTTACAAGGTTGAGTTGTCTCGCTACGTACTGGAGTCAGATACGGGTTCCGAAACCGTGACGCAGGTGTTTCAACGGGAACTGCGCTGGGCAAGAACGATCCGCTACAATCGGGGATTCCAGTACTACAGCATGCTGTTTTGCTTTGGTACGGTTTATTGCCTGCCGCTCCTGGTGCTATCTGGCTTTGCAAGTTGGGCGATCGTCCTGAGTCTGACTACGTTTATTGTTCGCTACTTGCAAATCCTGGTTGCGATTTTTAGCACTGGTTGCCCTGGCCTTTTGCGATGGCTGTGGGTGATGCCCATCCGAGATCTGCTGAGTTTTATGATCTGGAGTATGGGATCGTTTGGACAAAGCGTATATTGGCGGGGAAGGCGGTTGCGGATTGAGGGAGATGGACTCATTACCCAATAGCTAGCTAGAAAATGGGGAGTGGGGAGTAGGGAGTGGGGAAGGC from Kovacikia minuta CCNUW1 carries:
- a CDS encoding glycosyltransferase, with protein sequence MNTTSACSWSHDSIFRLPLWVHAVYRSTDYLKFIHPHLVVEESMTTLVEGILILLIIGSIAFYLACAFFTWQFFWRDTGNSIQNSKFKIQNSPTSLPPVSILVPVCGIDAGAWENWSSLCTQNYPDFEVLFGVTDPKDPSIPVLKQLVAKFPERVYLFSGLEPRGINYKDSNLSYLLEKAKHEVIIFADSDIRVHPNYIQTVTVPLAESKVGLVTCAFIGYNPKELGAAIASMGRCFDFIPSLLIARVLDGGLRCAVGATIATRRSTLEQYGGLHLNRIGSDYNLGKRAAAAGYKVELSRYVLESDTGSETVTQVFQRELRWARTIRYNRGFQYYSMLFCFGTVYCLPLLVLSGFASWAIVLSLTTFIVRYLQILVAIFSTGCPGLLRWLWVMPIRDLLSFMIWSMGSFGQSVYWRGRRLRIEGDGLITQ